A single region of the Aquipuribacter hungaricus genome encodes:
- a CDS encoding cytochrome P450 codes for MSLLPPATVPAAAVPDLRTAEVPRLRTPTVVQGLAFHRDPYRFLLGATARHGDVVGVDLPVSGPAVVVAAPEDVERLTSVSASVARAGQGRRHVLGMVSPASVLGSDPPEHALLRGRVAPAFDPARVARLSEEVDRVVRQHLRAWPRDRPTRLVERCRVLADHVFALVMLGITDEVRGPALARAVRAMLATPGNPPLPPPSPDDGALGAVAQVLYDRRTAPVERLLLAEVAERRWGLHRAPTDASALLDGQDVISCVLDEGPQGDRALLDQLVPLVVAGQEPPAMGLTWVLDRLAREEGRAASLAGDDPGAREGRDRFVAEALRVRPPVHSLLRDLREPVEVSGTRLEAGTTVMLPMVLTHADPRTFTDPGTFRPERWGSLPEQPDGYRPFGAGAHRCIGEPLARLLLDRAVAAAAEEVRLVPLLPRTERMVVRATVTAPVHGAPVMVRARPGT; via the coding sequence ATGAGCCTGCTCCCCCCGGCGACCGTCCCCGCCGCCGCGGTCCCCGACCTGAGGACCGCCGAGGTCCCCCGGCTCCGCACGCCCACGGTGGTGCAGGGGCTGGCGTTCCACCGGGACCCGTACCGGTTCCTGCTCGGCGCGACCGCCCGCCACGGTGACGTCGTCGGGGTGGACCTGCCCGTCTCGGGCCCGGCGGTCGTCGTCGCCGCGCCGGAGGACGTCGAGCGGCTCACGTCCGTCTCGGCGTCGGTCGCCAGGGCGGGCCAGGGACGCCGGCACGTGCTCGGCATGGTGTCGCCCGCGTCGGTTCTGGGCTCCGACCCGCCCGAGCACGCCCTCCTGCGCGGCCGCGTGGCCCCGGCCTTCGACCCCGCCCGGGTGGCGCGGCTGTCGGAGGAGGTCGACCGGGTCGTGCGGCAGCACCTGCGCGCCTGGCCCCGCGACCGGCCGACCCGCCTCGTCGAGCGCTGCCGGGTGCTCGCCGACCACGTGTTCGCCCTCGTCATGCTCGGCATCACCGACGAGGTCCGCGGCCCCGCCCTGGCCCGCGCCGTGCGCGCGATGCTGGCCACGCCCGGCAACCCGCCGCTGCCGCCGCCGTCGCCCGACGACGGTGCTCTCGGTGCTGTCGCGCAGGTCCTCTACGACCGCCGGACCGCGCCCGTCGAGCGGCTGCTGCTCGCGGAGGTCGCCGAGCGCCGCTGGGGCCTGCACCGCGCCCCGACCGACGCCTCGGCCCTGCTCGACGGCCAGGACGTCATCTCCTGCGTGCTCGACGAGGGCCCGCAGGGCGACCGGGCGCTGCTGGACCAGCTGGTCCCGCTCGTCGTCGCCGGGCAGGAGCCGCCGGCCATGGGGCTGACCTGGGTGCTGGACCGGCTCGCCCGCGAGGAGGGCCGTGCCGCCTCGCTCGCCGGGGACGACCCGGGCGCCCGCGAGGGCCGCGACCGCTTCGTCGCCGAGGCGCTGCGGGTGCGGCCGCCCGTGCACTCCCTGCTGCGCGACCTCCGGGAGCCGGTCGAGGTGTCCGGCACGCGGCTGGAGGCGGGGACCACCGTCATGCTGCCCATGGTCCTCACCCACGCCGACCCCCGGACCTTCACCGACCCCGGCACGTTCCGCCCCGAGCGGTGGGGGTCCCTGCCCGAGCAGCCCGACGGCTACCGGCCGTTCGGGGCCGGGGCCCACCGCTGCATCGGGGAGCCGCTCGCGCGGCTGCTCCTGGACCGGGCGGTCGCCGCGGCCGCCGAGGAGGTCCGCCTGGTGCCGCTGCTGCCCAGGACCGAGCGGATGGTCGTCCGCGCCACCGTCACCGCCCCCGTGCACGGCGCGCCCGTCATGGTCCGCGCCCGCCCAGGGACCTAG
- a CDS encoding SigB/SigF/SigG family RNA polymerase sigma factor: MSRQRTTDPGTRSVPPVQVHVVDLRTSDDGSHVDGTADAGAREVLLDGLDGQASAGLDGTGVLDRAAALDGAGGLDGADPVGAVDGPGDGPAPDAAVAEDPSAAPAPVRRRDQLAEQTSVLLTRIHSGEVDDTERQRLVDEIVLLNLPVARSLAMRYRERGVPLEDLMQVAALGLVKAAHGFDAERGKDFMAYAAPTITGEIKRHFRDTGWAVRPPRRLQELRTRVATMSQSLSQDSGRSPTVKELAKALEVSEEDVVEAMVSSNGYATSSLDAPPDGESGSWADTVADPDTTLALTPDRLALQQTLAKLPERERRILALRFFADKTQSEIGAEIGVTQMQVSRLLSRALMRLREQLEEEPGSGRP, from the coding sequence CGACGGGAGCCACGTGGACGGCACTGCGGACGCAGGAGCACGCGAGGTGCTGCTCGACGGGCTCGACGGTCAGGCCTCGGCAGGGCTGGACGGGACCGGCGTGCTCGACCGGGCTGCCGCGCTGGACGGTGCAGGCGGGCTCGACGGCGCCGACCCCGTCGGCGCGGTCGACGGTCCCGGCGACGGGCCGGCCCCCGACGCTGCCGTCGCGGAGGACCCGTCCGCCGCCCCCGCCCCGGTCCGGCGACGGGACCAGCTGGCCGAGCAGACCTCGGTCCTGCTCACCAGGATCCACTCCGGCGAGGTCGACGACACCGAGCGCCAGCGCCTCGTCGACGAGATCGTCCTGCTCAACCTGCCCGTGGCCCGGTCGCTGGCCATGCGCTACCGCGAGCGCGGCGTCCCGCTCGAGGACCTCATGCAGGTCGCGGCGCTCGGCCTGGTCAAGGCCGCGCACGGGTTCGACGCCGAGCGGGGCAAGGACTTCATGGCCTACGCCGCCCCGACCATCACCGGGGAGATCAAGCGCCACTTCCGCGACACCGGCTGGGCCGTGCGCCCTCCCCGGCGGCTGCAGGAGCTGCGCACCCGGGTCGCCACCATGAGCCAGTCGCTGTCGCAGGACAGCGGCCGTTCCCCGACGGTCAAGGAGCTCGCCAAGGCGCTGGAGGTCTCGGAGGAGGACGTCGTCGAGGCCATGGTGTCGAGCAACGGCTACGCCACGAGCTCCCTCGACGCGCCGCCGGACGGCGAGAGCGGCTCGTGGGCGGACACGGTCGCGGACCCGGACACCACGCTCGCCCTCACCCCGGACCGGCTCGCGCTGCAGCAGACGCTCGCCAAGCTGCCGGAGCGCGAGCGGCGGATCCTCGCCCTCCGCTTCTTCGCGGACAAGACCCAGTCGGAGATCGGCGCGGAGATCGGCGTCACGCAGATGCAGGTGTCGCGCCTGCTGAGCCGCGCGCTCATGCGGCTGCGGGAGCAGCTGGAGGAGGAGCCGGGCTCGGGCAGGCCCTGA